The Candidatus Acidiferrales bacterium genome contains a region encoding:
- a CDS encoding Zn-ribbon domain-containing OB-fold protein, giving the protein MELPRYHRLRSAFYRLQATRCGACQAIHFPPRRRCLQCGSENPEEVRLSGRGRVLSVTRVYQPARGFSDAVGTLTALIELQEGIRITAQLTDVEPEEVETGQEVEMVVRRLRGDEEQGLIVYGYKFRPVMKGHGAEGRERA; this is encoded by the coding sequence ATGGAGCTGCCACGTTACCACCGCTTGCGTTCCGCCTTCTACCGCCTTCAGGCGACACGTTGCGGCGCGTGCCAGGCCATCCACTTCCCGCCGCGGCGCCGTTGCCTCCAGTGCGGTTCAGAAAACCCGGAGGAAGTCCGGCTGAGCGGCCGGGGGCGAGTGCTCTCCGTGACTCGGGTTTACCAACCGGCGCGCGGCTTCAGTGATGCGGTGGGTACACTGACGGCTTTGATCGAATTGCAGGAAGGAATCCGCATCACCGCCCAGTTGACCGACGTCGAACCCGAGGAGGTCGAGACCGGTCAGGAAGTGGAAATGGTGGTGCGGCGTTTGCGCGGGGATGAGGAACAGGGATTGATTGTTTATGGCTATAAGTTTCGCCCCGTCATGAAGGGGCATGGGGCAGAAGGAAGGGAGCGAGCGTGA
- a CDS encoding thiolase domain-containing protein codes for MRDVSIIGVGQTPVGEHWDRSLRELGVEAVRSALADAGLERPQALFAGNMLSGVLCNQENLATLLADFAGFPGVEAIKIEAACASGAAVVRAAQWAVASGAHDLVVAVGIEKMTDLGIDGITAGLATAADADYEAAHGISFTALNALLMRLYMERYGYSRADFAPFVVTAHENGVHNPQAMFRETVTVDDFLNSPMVADPISILDSSPVCDGAAAVVLCSSDRARSFTDRPIKILASATATDTIGLGPRKDPLWFEAAYQSAQRAYRQAGLQPEDIDFFELHDAFTIVSAMSLEAAGFAERGQGVRFALECNIHRHGKLPISTQGGLKARGHPVGASGTYQIVEAVNQLRGQGGANQVEDCRLGMTQSIGGMASVAVTHILGL; via the coding sequence GTGCGCGACGTTAGCATCATTGGCGTAGGTCAGACCCCGGTGGGGGAACATTGGGATCGCTCGCTGCGCGAGCTGGGTGTCGAGGCGGTACGGTCAGCCCTGGCCGATGCTGGACTCGAACGCCCCCAAGCTCTCTTCGCCGGCAATATGCTCTCCGGAGTTCTTTGCAATCAGGAAAATCTGGCCACGCTCCTGGCTGATTTTGCGGGCTTCCCTGGGGTCGAGGCAATCAAGATCGAAGCCGCCTGCGCCTCCGGGGCGGCGGTGGTGCGCGCGGCCCAATGGGCGGTGGCCTCGGGCGCACACGACCTTGTGGTCGCCGTGGGCATCGAGAAGATGACCGATCTGGGCATTGACGGCATCACCGCAGGCTTGGCCACGGCCGCCGATGCTGACTACGAGGCCGCCCACGGGATTTCCTTCACTGCCCTTAACGCCCTCCTGATGCGCCTGTATATGGAGCGCTATGGCTACAGCCGGGCCGACTTTGCTCCTTTTGTGGTGACCGCGCATGAAAACGGAGTCCACAACCCCCAGGCGATGTTTCGCGAGACGGTAACCGTGGACGATTTCCTGAATTCCCCCATGGTCGCCGACCCGATCTCCATCCTCGATTCCTCGCCCGTGTGCGATGGCGCAGCTGCCGTTGTGCTTTGCTCAAGCGACCGGGCGCGCTCTTTCACCGACCGGCCAATAAAAATCCTGGCCTCAGCCACCGCCACCGATACCATCGGCTTGGGGCCGCGCAAAGACCCCTTGTGGTTCGAGGCCGCCTATCAGTCGGCCCAGCGGGCTTACCGCCAAGCCGGCTTGCAGCCGGAGGACATTGATTTCTTCGAGCTGCACGACGCCTTCACCATTGTCTCGGCCATGTCGCTCGAAGCGGCCGGGTTCGCCGAGCGCGGTCAAGGAGTGCGCTTCGCGCTGGAGTGCAACATCCACCGCCACGGCAAACTTCCGATCTCGACGCAAGGAGGACTGAAGGCACGTGGCCATCCGGTGGGGGCGAGCGGCACCTACCAGATCGTGGAAGCCGTCAACCAGTTGCGCGGCCAGGGGGGCGCTAACCAGGTGGAAGACTGCCGCCTCGGAATGACCCAGAGCATTGGGGGAATGGCCTCGGTGGCGGTTACGCACATCCTGGGGTTATAG